A DNA window from Schistocerca americana isolate TAMUIC-IGC-003095 chromosome 4, iqSchAmer2.1, whole genome shotgun sequence contains the following coding sequences:
- the LOC124613066 gene encoding carboxypeptidase A1-like, with translation MRASALCLLPLLALLVPALAAVSYRGHEVYRLVPTEEQLPVLAEWRQRADIDFWSQVHLAGHPVDVRVPPHLQREFREHLYRHRVEHQLLINDLEQ, from the exons ATGCGCGCCTCTGCACTGTGTCTGCTGCCGCTACTGGCATTACTGGTGCCTGCGCTGGCCGCCGTCTCCTACAGGGG ACACGAAGTGTATCGTCTGGTGCCCACGGAGGAGCAGCTGCCTGTGCTGGCAGAGTGGCGGCAGCGGGCGGACATCGACTTCTGGTCGCAGGTGCACCTCGCCGGCCACCCTGTGGACGTGAGGGTCCCCCCACACTTGCAGCGAGAATTCCGGGAGCATCTCTACCGCCACAGAGTGGAGCACCAGCTGCTGATCAACGACCTCGAACAGTGA